One genomic window of Cololabis saira isolate AMF1-May2022 chromosome 3, fColSai1.1, whole genome shotgun sequence includes the following:
- the LOC133440442 gene encoding uncharacterized protein LOC133440442 has protein sequence MLSRMDGPAQSELRCGSHVDTLLGKLPGNYRDSFAEFCIKRRIICSGSDQTYTLPDLAEWLDRKVQVFQVSRRAAESNPAESSRMAQRENKAGRSQWVKPASVYFSSDSTTVKHQQTSLQQQRTNLQPGAKKDQPTVKGRERFKPYCPYCRTTQDHYLNGCPEFERMTTEEKAAWIKDKGKCWRCGRGHSPESCTLKKLCSMCNKQHLPILHEVVAQDPQLNILTTSQTTLYKRRINSSK, from the coding sequence ATGCTAAGTCGCATGGACGGTCCCGCTCAGTCTGAGCTGCGGTGCGGCTCCCACGTAGACACCCTCCTCGGTAAACTGCCAGGTAATTACAGGGATAGTTTTGCTGAATTCTGTATTAAAAGGAGGATCATCTGCAGTGGGAGCGACCAGACGTACACCTTACCTGACCTCGCTGAATGGCTGGATAGGAAAGTTCAGGTGTTCCAGGTGTCTCGACGTGCAGCGGAATCAAACCCAGCTGAATCCAGTCGTATGGCACAGAGAGAGAATAAAGCAGGTAGATCACAGTGGGTCAAACCAGCCTCTGTTTACTTCAGCAGCGACTCTACAACGGTCAAGCATCAGCAGACCTCTCTGCAGCAACAACGGACCAACCTCCAGCCAGGCGCAAAGAAAGATCAGCCCACGGTTAAAGGGAGGGAGCGCTTTAAGCCCTATTGTCCATATTGCAGGACTACCCAGGATCATTACCTCAACGGCTGCCCTGAGTTTGAAAGAATGACAACTGAGGAGAAAGCTGCCTGGATTAAAGACAAAGGAAAATGTTGGAGATGTGGGCGTGGCCACTCACCCGAGAGCTGCACCCTGAAGAAACTCTGCTCCATGTGTAACAAACAACACTTGCCGATACTCCATGAAGTTGTGGCCCAAGACCCGCAGCTAAACATCCTCACG